A portion of the Bacillus thuringiensis genome contains these proteins:
- a CDS encoding sulfite exporter TauE/SafE family protein, translated as MSLVVLLFIIGFIGSFISGMVGIGGAIINYPMILYIPVLLGFTGYTSHEVSGITAVQVFFATFAGAWAYRKSNDMNKTLVMYMGASILIGSFIGSFGANILEEHTVNVVYAALATIAAIMMFVPKQNNSGDVKYNKWLASLLAFVVGGASGIIGAGGSFLLVPIMLVILKLPLRMTIATSIAITFISSIGITTGKVITGQVVIIPALIIAVASIFAAPLGARVGKRLNQKVLQYVLSTLIVGTAVKMWIDMISK; from the coding sequence ATGAGCTTAGTCGTATTACTTTTTATAATTGGGTTTATAGGATCGTTTATATCAGGAATGGTTGGGATTGGTGGCGCGATTATTAATTATCCGATGATCTTATACATTCCAGTATTGCTAGGATTTACTGGCTATACGTCACATGAAGTGAGCGGTATTACAGCGGTACAAGTATTCTTTGCAACTTTTGCAGGCGCGTGGGCATACCGGAAAAGTAATGACATGAATAAAACATTAGTTATGTATATGGGAGCTAGTATATTAATAGGAAGCTTCATAGGGAGTTTCGGTGCTAACATATTAGAGGAACATACAGTTAATGTTGTTTATGCAGCATTAGCTACAATTGCAGCTATTATGATGTTTGTACCGAAACAAAATAATAGTGGAGATGTGAAGTATAATAAATGGTTAGCAAGCTTGTTAGCGTTCGTTGTAGGGGGAGCTTCAGGCATTATAGGAGCTGGAGGTTCGTTCCTTTTAGTTCCCATTATGCTAGTTATTTTAAAATTACCACTGCGCATGACGATCGCAACATCTATCGCTATTACGTTTATTTCCTCAATAGGGATTACTACCGGAAAAGTGATTACTGGGCAAGTAGTTATCATTCCAGCTCTAATTATTGCGGTTGCAAGTATATTTGCTGCGCCACTTGGAGCACGAGTCGGGAAGAGGCTAAATCAAAAAGTACTGCAATATGTATTGTCCACTTTAATTGTAGGAACTGCTGTTAAAATGTGGATTGATATGATATCGAAATAA
- a CDS encoding sulfurtransferase TusA family protein: MMNINQVLDAKDLACPMPIVRTKRAMDTLQSGEVLEVHVTDKGSIKDIPAWANKTGHEIVKHVEEADVLKFWIKKA; encoded by the coding sequence ATGATGAATATAAACCAAGTATTAGATGCGAAGGATTTAGCATGTCCGATGCCGATTGTAAGAACGAAAAGAGCGATGGATACTTTACAATCGGGCGAAGTGTTAGAAGTACATGTAACGGATAAAGGGTCAATTAAGGATATTCCAGCGTGGGCAAACAAAACTGGTCATGAAATCGTAAAGCATGTAGAAGAAGCTGATGTGCTGAAGTTTTGGATTAAGAAGGCGTAG
- a CDS encoding rhodanese-like domain-containing protein encodes MNTILSTLFIVLATWFVISRFLPVKGVQNINGKELKSIVGKKGKYFIDVRTVGEYRGNHMKGFQNIPLNELASRASQLDKNKEVIVICQSGMRSKQAAKMLKKLGFRQVINVSGGMNGL; translated from the coding sequence ATGAACACAATATTAAGTACGCTTTTCATTGTACTTGCTACATGGTTTGTTATTTCGCGTTTTTTACCAGTGAAAGGTGTTCAAAATATAAATGGAAAAGAATTAAAAAGTATAGTGGGGAAAAAGGGGAAGTACTTTATTGATGTCCGTACAGTAGGTGAATATAGAGGAAATCATATGAAAGGATTTCAGAATATCCCGTTAAATGAGTTAGCAAGTAGAGCAAGTCAGTTAGATAAAAATAAGGAAGTAATCGTTATTTGCCAAAGTGGAATGAGAAGTAAGCAAGCTGCAAAGATGTTGAAAAAACTAGGATTTCGGCAAGTAATAAACGTTTCAGGTGGTATGAATGGTTTGTGA
- the spoVR gene encoding stage V sporulation protein SpoVR, whose protein sequence is MRASDDKALQYAIAEITEIATGFGLDFYPMRYEICPAEIIYTFGAYGMPTRFSHWSFGKQFFRMKLQYDLGLSKIYELVINSDPCYAFLLDTNSLIQNKLIVAHVLAHCDFFKNNIRFSNTKRDMVESMAATADRVKAYEHKYGKAEVETFLDAVLAIQEHIDPSLMRPKLAWSIDDLEEDEVEKKKVSQYDDLWNLDNRNKKQERSNVRKKKKIPPQPEKDLLLFIEEYSRELEDWQRDILTMMREEMLYFWPQLETKIMNEGWASYWHQRILREMDLTSDEAIEFAKLNAGVVQPSKTSINPYYLGIKMFEDIEERYNNPTEEMKRRGVKPGSGRDKMFEVREIEWDVSFLRNYLNKDLVMREDMYLFQRQGKEYKVIDKEWENVRDQLVNMRTNGGFPYLVVEDGDYLKNGELYIKHSYEGIELDLKYLEKVLPYLHQLWGRTVHMESIVESKGVVFSYDGKMVHRKYV, encoded by the coding sequence ATGAGAGCGAGTGACGATAAAGCACTGCAATATGCGATTGCGGAAATTACGGAAATTGCGACTGGATTTGGGCTTGATTTTTATCCGATGCGTTATGAAATATGTCCAGCGGAAATTATTTATACATTTGGTGCATATGGGATGCCGACAAGGTTTTCACATTGGAGTTTTGGAAAACAATTTTTCAGAATGAAATTACAATACGATTTGGGACTTAGTAAAATATACGAACTCGTTATTAACTCTGATCCATGTTACGCCTTTTTATTAGATACGAACTCTTTAATTCAAAACAAATTAATTGTCGCGCACGTTTTAGCACACTGTGATTTCTTCAAAAATAATATTCGTTTTTCAAATACGAAGCGAGATATGGTAGAGAGTATGGCGGCAACAGCGGACCGTGTGAAAGCGTATGAGCATAAGTACGGAAAAGCAGAGGTAGAAACATTTTTAGATGCCGTACTTGCCATTCAAGAGCATATTGATCCGTCGCTTATGCGTCCGAAGCTCGCATGGAGTATTGATGATTTAGAAGAGGACGAAGTAGAAAAGAAAAAGGTTTCGCAATACGATGATTTATGGAATTTAGATAATCGCAATAAAAAGCAGGAACGTTCTAATGTGCGTAAAAAGAAGAAAATCCCACCACAACCAGAGAAAGATTTACTTCTCTTTATTGAAGAATATAGCCGTGAGTTAGAAGATTGGCAGCGTGATATATTAACGATGATGCGCGAAGAAATGTTATATTTTTGGCCGCAGCTTGAAACGAAAATCATGAACGAAGGCTGGGCGTCCTACTGGCATCAACGCATACTTCGTGAAATGGACTTAACATCTGATGAAGCAATTGAATTTGCGAAATTAAATGCAGGTGTTGTACAGCCATCAAAAACAAGTATTAATCCATACTACCTCGGTATTAAAATGTTTGAAGATATTGAAGAACGGTACAACAATCCGACTGAAGAAATGAAGCGACGAGGCGTAAAACCAGGATCTGGCCGTGATAAAATGTTTGAAGTACGCGAAATTGAATGGGACGTATCGTTCCTAAGAAACTACTTAAATAAAGATCTTGTTATGCGAGAAGATATGTACTTATTCCAGCGCCAAGGAAAAGAATATAAAGTAATAGATAAAGAATGGGAAAATGTGCGTGATCAACTCGTAAATATGCGGACAAATGGTGGGTTCCCGTACTTAGTAGTAGAAGATGGAGACTACTTAAAGAACGGAGAATTATACATTAAACATAGTTATGAAGGAATCGAACTCGATTTAAAATACTTAGAAAAAGTATTACCATATCTTCATCAGCTATGGGGAAGAACGGTGCATATGGAGTCCATCGTGGAGAGTAAGGGCGTTGTGTTTTCTTATGATGGGAAGATGGTGCATCGGAAGTATGTGTGA
- a CDS encoding nitroreductase — MTTYTSIANVIKERRSVRTFTDKAVEKDLLIELLNDATWAPNHKHREPWNCKLYIGEGRKKLVDAVLNSFTEEERAKRGKILSDRFLSTPAQIVVYINEDPRQIQRDEDYAATCAFMQNFQLLAWERGLGCVWKSGGLNYNPLFIEGIGLTRGQRIVGILHIGYFDKAPEGKARTPITEKMEIIEG, encoded by the coding sequence ATGACTACATATACTTCCATCGCTAATGTGATTAAAGAAAGGCGCTCTGTTCGTACATTTACAGACAAAGCAGTAGAAAAAGATTTATTAATTGAACTATTAAACGATGCAACATGGGCACCAAATCATAAGCACCGTGAACCATGGAATTGTAAACTATACATCGGAGAAGGCCGCAAGAAATTAGTAGATGCAGTATTAAACTCTTTCACAGAAGAAGAAAGAGCGAAACGCGGTAAAATTTTATCAGATCGTTTCTTAAGCACGCCTGCACAAATCGTTGTATATATAAATGAAGATCCGCGTCAAATTCAACGTGATGAAGATTACGCTGCAACATGTGCATTTATGCAAAACTTCCAACTTCTTGCTTGGGAACGCGGATTAGGTTGCGTTTGGAAATCAGGCGGATTAAACTACAATCCATTATTTATAGAAGGAATCGGTTTAACAAGAGGACAACGTATCGTTGGAATTCTTCATATCGGCTATTTCGATAAAGCGCCAGAAGGAAAAGCTCGTACTCCGATTACGGAGAAGATGGAGATTATTGAAGGTTAA
- a CDS encoding metal-sensitive transcriptional regulator, with amino-acid sequence MEYNQDMKNRLKRIEGQVRGVLRMMEEGKDCREVITQLTASRSALDRTIGLVVGTNLEQCLREQFESGNGSNEELIKEAVQLLVKSR; translated from the coding sequence GTGGAATATAATCAAGATATGAAAAATAGATTGAAACGTATTGAAGGTCAAGTTCGTGGTGTGCTTCGTATGATGGAAGAAGGAAAAGATTGCCGAGAGGTTATTACACAGTTAACGGCATCTCGTTCTGCCCTTGATCGTACAATTGGGCTCGTTGTTGGAACGAATTTAGAGCAATGTTTGCGTGAACAGTTTGAAAGTGGTAATGGTTCAAATGAAGAGTTAATTAAAGAAGCTGTTCAATTACTTGTAAAAAGCCGATAA
- a CDS encoding rhodanese-like domain-containing protein → MKEMTAKELEEKLLSKEAVNIVDVREVEEVAEGGIQEACNIPLRLLEFRMHELDKKKEYIIVCRSGARSARAVQFLEGYGFQAINMVGGMLAWEGKVI, encoded by the coding sequence ATGAAAGAAATGACAGCAAAAGAATTAGAAGAAAAATTGTTAAGTAAAGAAGCAGTAAATATCGTAGATGTCCGTGAAGTAGAAGAAGTAGCTGAAGGGGGAATTCAAGAAGCATGTAATATTCCACTAAGGCTATTAGAGTTTCGTATGCATGAGTTGGATAAAAAGAAAGAATATATTATCGTGTGTCGCTCTGGCGCGAGAAGTGCAAGAGCCGTTCAATTTTTAGAAGGTTACGGTTTTCAAGCGATCAATATGGTAGGTGGTATGTTAGCTTGGGAAGGTAAAGTCATATAG
- a CDS encoding Ger(x)C family spore germination protein — MKNILLCSAIIVLIFQSGCTQANIVDTQRIIHVGGFDITKDKQFRGTILYPDYTKGVQSKPQTQSTTAGTIETISSRLNAKSPHTIAVGQMRVVLFGKAFGEHGIGDIINNLQRDPNIGRDVQLALVDGSTEKLLKHVKTNGSLYLSDLLEQNIENETIPRTALNIFLYNFYSSGCDPFLPYIKVDEDQSASIKGLAFLKKDKVVMYTDKKGSFLLKLLINPTKNGRYEVPIRQGKHKGLIATQNLSGNSICSLSDTGNIPKIHIHLKLNGLIKNAPPWLDLSKTENVKYVKKHVEKTIENHLNELIKQFQEKEVDPIGIREEIRSHSRKWTMKQIQDMYPNVDVAVHVQINVVQSGIGE; from the coding sequence ATGAAAAACATTTTATTATGCTCGGCTATTATCGTTTTAATTTTCCAATCCGGATGTACACAAGCGAATATAGTAGACACACAACGAATTATTCATGTAGGCGGATTCGATATAACAAAAGACAAACAATTCCGCGGGACGATCCTCTATCCCGATTACACAAAAGGCGTGCAATCCAAACCACAAACCCAATCAACTACGGCTGGCACGATTGAAACAATTTCTTCACGACTAAACGCCAAATCACCACATACTATCGCCGTAGGTCAAATGCGTGTCGTACTGTTCGGAAAAGCATTTGGTGAACATGGAATTGGTGATATTATTAACAATTTACAGCGTGATCCTAACATTGGCCGTGACGTACAGCTAGCACTTGTAGACGGTTCAACTGAAAAGCTTCTCAAACATGTCAAAACAAATGGATCACTATATCTTTCTGATTTACTAGAGCAAAATATAGAAAACGAAACAATTCCACGAACTGCATTAAATATTTTCTTGTATAACTTTTATTCATCAGGATGCGATCCATTTCTTCCTTATATTAAAGTGGATGAAGACCAGTCTGCTTCCATTAAGGGACTCGCTTTTTTAAAAAAGGATAAAGTGGTTATGTATACAGATAAAAAGGGATCTTTTTTATTAAAATTGCTCATTAATCCAACTAAAAATGGCCGTTACGAGGTTCCGATACGTCAAGGTAAGCACAAAGGGTTAATTGCCACTCAAAACTTATCTGGAAATAGCATTTGCTCTCTTTCGGATACCGGTAACATCCCGAAAATCCATATTCACCTCAAATTAAACGGGCTCATAAAAAACGCTCCGCCTTGGCTCGATTTATCAAAGACAGAAAATGTAAAATACGTAAAAAAACATGTAGAAAAAACAATTGAAAACCATTTAAACGAATTAATAAAACAATTTCAAGAAAAAGAAGTGGATCCAATAGGTATACGAGAAGAAATTCGTAGCCACTCAAGAAAATGGACGATGAAACAAATTCAAGACATGTACCCTAATGTAGATGTTGCCGTTCATGTACAAATCAATGTCGTGCAATCTGGTATCGGAGAATAG
- a CDS encoding sulfurtransferase TusA family protein — MSIKVDMSLDCKGLACPMPIVKTKKAIEGLAPGQVIEVKATDKGSTVDIKSWAGKVGHQYIGTKHEGDVLVHYVRKANEHEVNEIVKYPHTITNAELQSILSHGEESIVLDVREAAEFAFGHIPSAISVPLGELDSAVLDQTKQIYVICRAGNRSDVACQMLNEKGYLNVKNVIPGMLEWQGNIEK; from the coding sequence ATGAGTATAAAAGTGGATATGAGTTTAGATTGTAAAGGTTTGGCTTGTCCGATGCCTATTGTGAAAACGAAGAAGGCGATAGAAGGGTTAGCACCAGGGCAGGTGATTGAAGTTAAGGCAACAGATAAAGGATCTACGGTAGATATAAAAAGTTGGGCGGGTAAAGTAGGACATCAATATATCGGGACGAAACACGAGGGTGATGTATTGGTGCATTATGTTAGGAAAGCAAACGAGCATGAAGTGAATGAAATTGTGAAATATCCTCATACAATTACGAATGCAGAATTACAGTCTATATTGTCTCATGGGGAAGAGAGCATTGTATTAGATGTTCGCGAAGCAGCGGAATTTGCTTTTGGTCATATTCCATCGGCCATTTCGGTACCATTAGGTGAATTAGACAGCGCAGTGTTAGATCAGACGAAGCAAATTTATGTTATTTGTCGAGCTGGTAACCGCAGTGATGTAGCTTGCCAAATGTTGAATGAGAAAGGTTATTTAAATGTGAAAAATGTCATTCCGGGTATGTTAGAGTGGCAAGGGAATATAGAGAAGTAA
- a CDS encoding MBL fold metallo-hydrolase, translating to MDVKQLQAKDVAEKVLFGELFILDVRNEADYEDWKIEGKQVSSINKPYFDLLDGVDHIVSELPKDKDVLVVCAKEGSSIFVAEQLIEVGLQNIYYLAGGMKAWSEYVKPIKVGDLKNGGSMYQFNRLGKGCLSYMVVSNGEAAVIDAVRTAEAYEEFAKEHGVTITNVMDTHLHADHISGGRKLAEKVGGTYWLPPKDAEEVVFSYEPLVEGSVITVGGTKIVIDALYSPGHTIGSTSFIVDDSYLLSGDILFVDSIGRPDLAGKAEDWVSDLRNTLYTLYKELSQDLIVLPAHYSKISEMDERGVVSASLQDLFKENVGLNIADEVEFRKTVTENLPPQPNAYEEIRQTNMGKIHPSVEEEREMEIGPNRCAVHESL from the coding sequence ATGGATGTTAAACAGTTACAAGCAAAAGATGTGGCAGAGAAAGTGTTATTCGGAGAGTTATTTATTTTAGATGTTCGTAATGAGGCGGATTATGAAGATTGGAAAATTGAAGGGAAGCAAGTTTCTTCTATTAATAAACCTTATTTTGATTTGTTAGATGGTGTAGATCATATTGTAAGTGAATTACCTAAAGATAAAGATGTTTTAGTAGTATGTGCAAAAGAAGGGTCTTCTATATTTGTGGCAGAGCAGTTAATAGAGGTTGGATTACAAAATATTTATTATTTAGCTGGTGGCATGAAAGCTTGGAGTGAATATGTAAAGCCTATAAAAGTTGGAGATTTAAAAAATGGCGGAAGTATGTATCAGTTTAACCGCCTAGGAAAAGGCTGTTTATCTTATATGGTCGTTTCAAACGGTGAAGCAGCAGTTATTGATGCGGTAAGGACAGCCGAGGCATATGAAGAGTTTGCGAAAGAGCACGGCGTTACGATTACGAATGTAATGGATACACATTTACATGCAGACCATATTTCTGGTGGACGTAAGTTAGCTGAAAAGGTAGGTGGTACGTATTGGTTACCGCCAAAAGATGCCGAGGAAGTTGTTTTCTCATACGAACCGCTTGTTGAAGGATCTGTTATTACGGTGGGGGGTACTAAAATTGTAATTGACGCATTATACTCACCAGGGCATACGATTGGAAGTACGTCATTCATTGTAGATGATTCTTATTTATTATCAGGCGATATTTTATTTGTAGATTCAATTGGGCGTCCTGATCTTGCTGGTAAGGCTGAAGATTGGGTGAGTGATTTAAGAAATACGTTATATACACTGTATAAGGAACTGTCTCAAGATTTAATTGTTTTACCAGCTCATTATTCAAAAATAAGTGAAATGGATGAAAGAGGCGTTGTGAGTGCAAGCTTACAAGATCTATTTAAAGAGAATGTAGGATTAAATATTGCTGATGAAGTGGAGTTTCGTAAAACTGTGACAGAGAATTTACCACCTCAGCCAAATGCATATGAAGAAATTCGTCAAACGAATATGGGGAAAATTCATCCGAGTGTGGAAGAAGAGCGTGAAATGGAGATTGGCCCAAATCGTTGTGCAGTGCATGAGTCATTATAA
- a CDS encoding spore germination protein, producing the protein MFRLSSKKQKHKSVCSVPEFVKSMKESMDFVSYNIDQEETLCLFYYKSTVESLIVKQFILTPLKKELENIHSINDLVNVIFIEDIMINPSTNDVREKLLGGYVLIERKSDATTKEYALVRAESNVLGTRLANDTENEYSVIGPKVGFVENIDINIHLLRRNIVTEQLIFKEVQVGSISKTKVAVAYMEEITNEQHINTALQRLQDIDFDVPFDATMVEQFISDNSNSPFPVLLPTERLDRSVYALLNGGVVILTDGSPYALAGPATLLDFFVSPEDYYLPWIAGSFLRLVRFFGAAFSLFSSAIYTAVLTYHYQMIPADLLGPIIYSRANVPFPPILEALFLEITIELLREAGARLPTKVGQTIGIVGGIVIGQASVEAALTSTILLIAVALSALASFTTPTVKMSSTIRILRFPLIILAGSFGGLGLIVGFVFILAHLIRLKSLGSPYLLPLYPFRGLGTAEGLLRLPFSQTAGRASFLRPKKKWRYDPSKAKEKRDGEEK; encoded by the coding sequence ATGTTTCGTTTATCATCAAAGAAACAAAAACATAAATCAGTCTGTTCTGTTCCAGAATTTGTAAAAAGTATGAAAGAATCCATGGACTTCGTGTCTTACAACATCGACCAAGAAGAAACTCTCTGTTTATTTTATTATAAATCAACTGTAGAATCTCTCATTGTTAAACAATTCATTTTAACACCTCTAAAAAAAGAGCTAGAAAACATTCACAGTATAAATGATTTAGTAAATGTTATATTCATTGAAGATATTATGATTAATCCTTCCACTAATGATGTTCGTGAAAAGTTGTTAGGGGGATATGTACTTATAGAACGAAAAAGTGATGCGACAACGAAGGAATATGCACTCGTACGCGCAGAAAGTAACGTGCTGGGCACCCGACTAGCAAATGATACTGAAAACGAATATAGCGTTATCGGACCAAAAGTTGGATTCGTTGAAAATATTGATATAAATATACATTTACTACGCCGAAATATTGTAACCGAGCAGTTAATTTTTAAAGAAGTCCAAGTTGGATCTATATCAAAAACAAAAGTAGCCGTTGCTTATATGGAAGAAATCACAAATGAACAACATATTAATACTGCACTACAACGTCTACAAGATATCGATTTTGATGTCCCTTTCGATGCAACTATGGTTGAACAGTTTATTAGTGATAATAGCAACTCCCCATTTCCAGTTTTACTACCTACAGAGCGTTTAGATCGTTCCGTTTATGCATTACTTAATGGAGGGGTTGTCATTTTAACCGACGGTTCACCGTATGCATTAGCTGGCCCAGCGACATTGCTCGATTTCTTCGTCTCACCAGAAGATTATTATTTACCATGGATAGCAGGCTCATTTCTTAGATTAGTTCGTTTTTTTGGAGCAGCATTCTCTTTATTCTCTTCAGCCATTTATACAGCGGTATTAACATATCACTATCAAATGATTCCGGCCGATTTACTTGGCCCTATTATTTATTCTAGAGCTAACGTACCATTTCCACCTATTTTAGAAGCACTCTTTTTAGAAATTACTATTGAATTACTACGCGAGGCTGGAGCACGTTTACCGACCAAAGTCGGTCAAACGATTGGTATTGTTGGCGGGATTGTAATTGGGCAAGCATCTGTCGAAGCCGCTTTAACGAGTACTATTTTATTAATTGCGGTTGCGTTATCAGCACTTGCATCTTTTACAACACCGACAGTAAAAATGTCTTCCACAATTCGGATATTACGATTTCCACTCATCATTTTGGCTGGATCATTTGGTGGTCTAGGTCTCATTGTCGGGTTCGTATTCATATTGGCTCATTTAATTCGCTTAAAATCACTTGGATCACCTTACTTATTACCTTTATACCCATTTCGCGGGTTAGGTACAGCAGAAGGGCTCCTTCGCTTACCATTTAGTCAAACCGCTGGACGTGCTTCTTTCCTGAGACCAAAAAAGAAATGGCGCTATGATCCAAGCAAAGCGAAAGAAAAGCGTGATGGTGAGGAAAAATGA
- a CDS encoding DsrE/DsrF/DrsH-like family protein, translating to MEQQKKTTIVLFSGDYDKAMAAYIIANGAAAYDQEVTIFHTFWGLNALRKDEHVNVKKTFIEKVFGKMMPRGADKMGLSKMNFAGMGPKMIKGIMKKHNAMPLPDLIDLAKEQGIKLVACQMTVDLLGLKEEEIMEGVEFAGVGAYLADASDGNVNLFI from the coding sequence ATGGAACAGCAGAAAAAAACGACAATCGTTTTATTTAGCGGAGATTACGATAAAGCAATGGCTGCTTATATTATTGCAAATGGTGCAGCGGCGTATGATCAAGAGGTAACTATTTTTCATACTTTTTGGGGATTAAATGCTTTAAGGAAAGATGAGCATGTGAATGTAAAGAAAACATTTATAGAAAAAGTATTTGGAAAAATGATGCCACGCGGTGCTGATAAGATGGGATTATCCAAAATGAATTTTGCTGGCATGGGGCCGAAGATGATTAAAGGCATTATGAAAAAACATAACGCAATGCCTTTGCCAGATTTAATTGATTTGGCGAAAGAACAAGGAATTAAACTTGTAGCTTGTCAAATGACAGTAGATTTATTAGGGTTAAAAGAGGAAGAGATTATGGAAGGGGTAGAGTTTGCAGGTGTAGGGGCATATTTAGCAGATGCTTCGGATGGGAATGTAAACTTATTCATTTAA
- a CDS encoding GerAB/ArcD/ProY family transporter produces the protein MAEQNKTITVSPYFTFLLLHSLQVGVGVLGYQRIIAQYAGYDAWIALIVAGIITHIVLFCMLKMLDKDNDLMTIHKTCFGKWIGTFLSMCFAAYLLLFCLTVLRTYIEVIQVWVFPTIKPWKLTLLFLLVTYYVIKGGFRSVTGICFWGVVIPIFVLLFLVFPMKYAHVRNILPILTHSPVEILTSAKSSALEFLGFEAILIFYPLIKKGKSLHKWAHGGIAFTTILYVMLAIVSLMYYSQGQLHHTIWPTLTMLKIIKVPFIQRFEYIIIFLWFLIILPNLCLTIWSSCRISKTAFHIPVKITLPFFIAAIFISSLFFTNRESINTLNTVLSQVGLYIVYAYIPLLFLFHSLRWRFKNQSKKSSPNAP, from the coding sequence ATGGCTGAACAAAATAAAACAATAACCGTTTCTCCTTATTTCACATTTCTTCTATTACACTCTCTTCAAGTTGGAGTAGGTGTATTAGGATATCAACGTATTATTGCACAATATGCTGGTTATGACGCTTGGATTGCCCTTATTGTTGCCGGTATTATAACTCATATCGTACTGTTTTGTATGTTAAAAATGTTGGATAAAGATAATGATTTAATGACCATTCATAAGACATGCTTTGGAAAATGGATTGGAACTTTTTTGTCTATGTGCTTTGCTGCATATCTTCTCTTATTTTGCCTAACTGTGCTTCGTACATATATTGAAGTCATTCAAGTATGGGTCTTCCCTACAATTAAGCCATGGAAATTAACGTTATTATTTTTGCTCGTGACCTATTACGTAATAAAAGGTGGATTCCGCTCTGTAACAGGAATTTGTTTTTGGGGCGTCGTAATACCGATATTCGTACTACTTTTCTTAGTTTTTCCTATGAAATATGCACACGTCCGTAACATTTTACCAATTCTTACCCATTCACCTGTAGAAATTCTAACTTCAGCAAAATCATCTGCATTAGAATTTCTTGGATTTGAAGCAATTCTTATCTTTTATCCGCTTATTAAAAAAGGAAAATCACTACATAAATGGGCACATGGCGGTATTGCCTTTACAACTATTTTATATGTCATGCTAGCAATTGTGTCCCTTATGTACTATAGCCAAGGACAACTACATCATACAATTTGGCCAACATTAACGATGCTAAAAATCATTAAGGTTCCTTTTATCCAAAGATTTGAGTACATTATTATTTTCCTATGGTTTCTTATTATTTTACCTAATCTTTGTTTAACCATTTGGTCTTCTTGTCGTATTAGTAAAACTGCCTTTCACATACCGGTTAAAATTACATTACCATTTTTTATCGCAGCTATATTTATTTCATCCTTATTTTTCACAAACCGTGAAAGTATCAATACATTAAATACAGTACTCTCCCAGGTTGGATTATATATTGTATACGCTTATATCCCACTTTTATTTCTATTCCATTCACTGCGGTGGCGTTTCAAAAATCAGTCGAAAAAATCTTCACCCAACGCACCATGA
- a CDS encoding PCYCGC domain-containing protein, protein MKKYVFSLLAVLSLILAGCGSTGTNDQKSSESKKEEHDHASHTQQADIQEKTKGVDTLPTFLDKLDPQMKDIYTVAGQNAELLDWIPCYCGCGESVGHKNNKNCFIREIKKNGEVVWDSHATTCVNCLEIAVESASMKQKGKSTLEIRNYIDNKYKEGYGKPTPTPMPKA, encoded by the coding sequence ATGAAAAAGTATGTATTTTCTTTACTTGCAGTACTAAGCTTAATTCTTGCTGGATGCGGAAGTACTGGTACAAATGACCAAAAATCTTCTGAATCAAAAAAAGAAGAACATGACCATGCATCGCATACTCAGCAAGCTGACATTCAAGAGAAAACAAAAGGAGTCGACACACTTCCGACCTTCCTAGATAAGCTTGATCCACAAATGAAAGATATCTACACCGTCGCTGGACAAAATGCAGAACTATTAGATTGGATTCCATGCTATTGTGGTTGCGGTGAAAGTGTAGGACATAAAAATAATAAAAACTGCTTTATTCGTGAAATTAAAAAGAATGGTGAAGTTGTTTGGGATTCCCATGCAACGACTTGCGTCAATTGCCTAGAAATCGCAGTTGAATCTGCTTCCATGAAACAAAAAGGAAAATCAACGCTTGAAATTCGTAACTATATCGATAATAAATACAAAGAAGGCTATGGCAAACCAACACCTACACCAATGCCAAAAGCTTAA